A part of Sebastes fasciatus isolate fSebFas1 chromosome 10, fSebFas1.pri, whole genome shotgun sequence genomic DNA contains:
- the gpr101 gene encoding putative G-protein coupled receptor 101, with amino-acid sequence MQTMPSSQAPDVGANFTDVPWERGFTTGSNQNLVWSSTANSVVKMVLISLIVCVSLFGNVVVLLVFQRKPQLLHVANRFVLNLLLADLLQTILVMPFAIAATVPGVWPLDARLCQALVVLMHLFAFAGVNTIIVVSVDRYLAIIHPLSYPTRMTPHLGTNLIICTWVLSFLQSTPPLYGWGAIDFDRHHNVCSVVWSSSLSYSAVVSTFSFWLPVLIMLGCYWMVFRAARRQNALVHPIQTQSYSQPWPQGSSSPQRQPQTQPQPQTQQASSPDGPYSARYPVRVRHRRFHYHCKAARVVFVIMASYILSMGPYSILNTISMSARAAVPPWLSSLALVLFFLQCCLHPYIYGYMHRSVRKEFLALLCGLFCKQGRPSQSSAVESCFTTTEGRFGAHNHLPSLTARVFPLRTWEECTTSSSPTFERKSRDSRKDTTSTSVSSERELTVHSKPST; translated from the coding sequence ATGCAAACAATGCCAAGCTCTCAGGCGCCCGACGTGGGCGCCAATTTCACTGATGTTCCCTGGGAGCGTGGTTTCACCACTGGCTCGAACCAGAACCTGGTCTGGTCCTCCACCGCCAACAGCGTGGTGAAGATGGTGCTCATCTccctcattgtgtgtgtgtctttgtttgggAACGTGGTGGTCCTGCTGGTATTCCAGAGGAAGCCTCAGCTCCTCCACGTGGCCAACCGCTTCGTCCTCAACCTCCTCTTGGCAGACCTGCTCCAGACCATATTAGTCATGCCCTTCGCCATCGCGGCCACCGTGCCGGGGGTTTGGCCCCTGGATGCCCGACTGTGCCAGGCTCTGGTGGTGCTCATGCACCTTTTTGCGTTCGCCGGGGTCAACACCATCATAGTCGTCTCTGTGGATCGCTACCTGGCCATCATCCATCCTCTGTCCTATCCCACCCGCATGACCCCTCACCTGGGCACCAACCTGATCATCTGCACCTGGGTGCTCAGTTTCCTGCAGAGCACGCCTCCCCTCTACGGCTGGGGGGCCATTGACTTTGACCGCCATCACAACGTGTGCTCGGTGGTGTGGTCCTCGAGCCTGTCCTACTCCGCTGTGGTGTCCACCTTCTCCTTCTGGCTGCCTGTGCTCATCATGCTCGGATGTTACTGGATGGTGTTCAGGGCGGCTCGGAGGCAGAACGCACTTGTGCACCCCATACAGACACAATCCTACTCCCAGCCCTGGCCACAGGGGTCTAGCAGTCCACAGCGGCAACCCCAGACCCAGCCCCAGCCTCAGACCCAGCAGGCCAGTTCACCTGATGGCCCCTACTCAGCCAGGTACCCTGTTCGAGTTAGGCACAGACGCTTCCACTACCACTGCAAGGCAGCTCGCGTAGTGTTCGTGATCATGGCCTCGTATATCCTCAGCATGGGACCTTACAGCATACTAAACACTATATCGATGAGTGCCAGAGCAGCTGTGCCCCCCTGGCTGTCCTCCCTCGCCCTCGTGCTCTTCTTTTTGCAGTGCTGCCTCCACCCGTACATTTATGGCTACATGCACCGCAGCGTGAGGAAGGAGTTCCTCGCACTACTCTGCGGGCTGTTTTGCAAGCAGGGCCGTCCCAGCCAGAGCTCCGCCGTGGAGAGCTGCTTCACAACCACAGAGGGACGTTTCGGCGCCCACAATCACCTGCCCAGCCTGACCGCTCGAGTCTTCCCTCTGCGGACTTGGGAAGAGTGCACAACGTCCTCCTCTCCCACTTTTGAGAGGAAGTCAAGGGACAGCCGTAAAGACACCACCTCCACCAGCGTGAGCTCTGAGAGGGAGCTCACAGTCCACAGCAAACCAAGCACATAA